A window from Deltaproteobacteria bacterium encodes these proteins:
- a CDS encoding zinc ribbon domain-containing protein — protein sequence MHEDETIRMPKDIELAVFLRRVKMECPECHLDNKEGARFCNECGHKFELICPECNTGNRIGSKFCNECGFNFAASNTAMEQAPDEETPSLGSPDEPVCLDSSPIE from the coding sequence TTGCACGAAGATGAAACTATTCGTATGCCTAAAGACATTGAACTCGCTGTATTTTTAAGGAGAGTGAAAATGGAATGCCCGGAATGCCATTTGGATAATAAGGAGGGGGCCAGGTTTTGTAACGAATGTGGTCATAAGTTTGAACTTATCTGTCCGGAGTGCAACACCGGCAACCGAATCGGTAGTAAGTTTTGTAACGAATGCGGTTTCAATTTTGCGGCTTCCAACACAGCTATGGAGCAAGCTCCGGATGAAGAAACCCCATCCCTTGGCTCTCCCGATGAGCCCGTCTGCCTTGACAGCAGTCCTATTGAA
- a CDS encoding thermonuclease family protein, which translates to MASIDCPEKGQPYGQQAKQFASDLVAGKVVKVWETDTDRYGRIIGFVFVGDKNLNKALLEAGLAWHYKKYNRDPALAKLEYEARSAKRGLWVEPDPVAPWEWRRRKRE; encoded by the coding sequence CTGGCATCGATCGATTGCCCCGAGAAGGGCCAGCCGTACGGGCAGCAGGCCAAACAGTTTGCATCGGATCTGGTCGCGGGCAAGGTCGTCAAAGTCTGGGAAACCGATACCGACCGGTATGGTCGTATCATCGGGTTCGTGTTTGTCGGTGATAAGAACCTAAACAAGGCTCTCTTGGAAGCCGGTCTCGCGTGGCACTACAAGAAATACAACCGTGATCCTGCACTTGCGAAACTGGAGTATGAGGCAAGGTCCGCCAAACGAGGGCTATGGGTTGAGCCTGATCCGGTCGCGCCGTGGGAGTGGCGGCGGCGGAAGCGGGAATGA
- a CDS encoding RNA 2'-phosphotransferase has translation MLLSTTMQRNGDPKKLAKLLAYALGRTPDEFGLVPDGDGFVKIKEFLKAVNEEEGWGFVRRAAIDEILCAVTSPPIEVLEDRIRAVDREHLPERRYEPDPPALLYTCVRRRAYPHTLKKGIGPMGRGHVVLASTEDLALKLGHRFDPKPVLLTVNTSIAHDLGCLFMRASERLLLSRYIPEGGFRGPALPKEKKAAQGREATGTPDKTSERSRTPGSYFPDLSEPPLPRHRTKKERRRDEVAWKSERRRKSRRKTI, from the coding sequence GTGCTACTATCGACGACCATGCAACGCAACGGGGATCCTAAAAAACTGGCCAAGCTGCTGGCATACGCCCTGGGCAGAACCCCGGACGAATTCGGGCTGGTGCCGGATGGTGACGGTTTCGTCAAAATCAAGGAATTCCTGAAAGCCGTCAATGAAGAGGAAGGCTGGGGATTTGTTCGCCGGGCAGCCATCGACGAGATTCTGTGTGCGGTCACTTCCCCGCCCATAGAAGTGCTCGAAGACCGCATCCGCGCTGTAGACAGGGAGCATCTGCCGGAACGGCGCTACGAACCCGACCCGCCCGCACTGCTGTACACCTGCGTCCGTCGACGCGCCTATCCCCACACGCTGAAAAAGGGGATCGGCCCCATGGGGCGGGGGCATGTCGTGCTGGCATCGACAGAAGACCTGGCGCTCAAACTCGGCCACCGGTTCGACCCCAAACCGGTGCTGCTGACGGTAAACACATCCATCGCCCACGACCTGGGGTGCCTGTTCATGCGTGCGAGCGAACGCCTGTTGCTGAGCCGGTACATCCCGGAAGGCGGTTTTCGGGGCCCCGCCCTACCGAAGGAGAAAAAAGCCGCCCAGGGCAGGGAAGCAACCGGGACGCCCGACAAAACGAGTGAACGTTCGAGAACCCCGGGCAGCTATTTCCCCGATCTTTCCGAACCTCCCCTCCCCCGCCACCGAACGAAAAAGGAGCGCCGCAGGGACGAGGTGGCCTGGAAATCCGAACGCCGGCGAAAATCGAGGCGCAAAACAATTTGA
- the hemL gene encoding glutamate-1-semialdehyde 2,1-aminomutase: MNNERSEKLFQHAKEVIPGGVNSPVRACRSVGRNPVFIDRAEGCMLYDADGNAYIDYVGSWGPMILGHRHPAVVSAVKATLGRGTSFGAPTDLEIELAEMVIAAVPSIDTVRFVNSGTEATMSAIRLARGITGRDLIVKFDGCYHGHADTLLVEAGSGVATLGIPGSPGVPDAFAAYTISLPFNDLDAVEKVMAERGADVACIIVEPVAGNMGLVLPEDGYLAGLRAASEKAGSLLIFDEVITGFRVSLGGAQAHYGVMPDLTTLGKIIGGGMPVGAYGGRKELMDRIAPDGPIYQAGTLSGNPLAMAAGIATLTELNKPGVYAELAQKTEYLTKGLKEAARSSGIPVEIDSLGSVFGMFFNDQAVRNMADAKTSDLNRFSMYYNAMLENGIYVAPSQFESGFVSTAHKTEQLDKTIKTAKAIFDGL, translated from the coding sequence ATGAACAATGAACGATCCGAGAAATTATTTCAACATGCCAAAGAAGTGATCCCCGGCGGCGTGAACAGTCCGGTCAGGGCCTGTAGGAGCGTGGGACGCAACCCGGTGTTCATCGACCGGGCGGAAGGGTGCATGCTTTACGACGCCGATGGGAACGCCTACATCGATTACGTCGGTTCCTGGGGACCTATGATCTTAGGGCATCGCCATCCGGCCGTCGTGAGTGCCGTCAAAGCGACCCTGGGACGGGGGACCAGCTTCGGCGCCCCGACGGACCTGGAGATCGAATTGGCGGAGATGGTTATTGCCGCGGTGCCTTCCATCGACACCGTCCGTTTCGTCAATTCGGGAACGGAAGCCACCATGAGCGCCATCAGGCTGGCCCGGGGCATAACCGGCAGAGACCTGATCGTTAAATTCGACGGCTGCTATCACGGCCACGCGGACACGCTGCTGGTGGAGGCCGGCTCCGGCGTGGCGACCCTCGGCATTCCGGGAAGCCCGGGGGTGCCTGATGCGTTCGCCGCGTATACCATTTCGCTTCCTTTCAATGATCTGGACGCCGTCGAAAAGGTCATGGCAGAAAGAGGGGCGGACGTGGCCTGTATCATCGTCGAACCCGTGGCAGGCAACATGGGCCTCGTTCTGCCGGAAGACGGCTATCTCGCCGGCTTGAGGGCGGCATCGGAAAAGGCCGGCAGCCTTCTCATCTTCGACGAAGTCATCACGGGTTTCCGCGTATCCCTTGGCGGGGCCCAGGCACACTACGGCGTCATGCCGGACCTGACTACCCTGGGAAAAATCATCGGGGGCGGCATGCCGGTGGGGGCCTATGGCGGCAGAAAGGAGCTTATGGACCGGATCGCTCCCGACGGACCGATATACCAGGCCGGGACGCTGTCGGGAAACCCGCTGGCCATGGCGGCCGGGATCGCCACCCTGACGGAGCTGAACAAACCAGGCGTATATGCGGAGTTGGCTCAGAAAACGGAATACCTGACAAAGGGCCTCAAGGAGGCTGCCCGGTCAAGCGGCATACCCGTTGAGATCGACAGCCTTGGTTCCGTTTTCGGCATGTTTTTCAACGATCAGGCTGTCAGAAATATGGCGGATGCCAAAACCAGCGATTTGAACCGTTTCTCCATGTACTACAATGCCATGCTCGAGAACGGGATCTATGTCGCCCCCTCGCAGTTCGAATCCGGTTTCGTTTCCACGGCCCACAAGACGGAACAGCTCGACAAAACCATTAAAACGGCAAAAGCAATATTTGACGGGCTGTGA
- a CDS encoding UDP-N-acetylmuramate--L-alanine ligase, which yields MLKNGIPEDVTSIHMIAVCGTGMGALALMLKELGYAVTGSDLKVYPPMSDFLRERGISIAEGFDGENLAYGPDLVVVGNAVSKDNAEVVRMRQMGLHFCSMPQAINRFVAAGKKQILITGTHGKTTTASIVAWILDCAGLDETFFIGGILANFNSNYRLGQGEHIVIEGDEYDTAFFDKGPKFMHYTPVAAVLGSVEFDHADIFRDEAHVLDIFSAFAAGLNGDSTLFAYDGDENVRKVTDAAACKVTSYGSRDGSLWRIGDLAISPPWSVFEVLKEGGTYGRFRTLLPGRHNLSNLLAAIAVADLLCIPKAAVQEALETFKGVKRRQEVRGVKNGVVVMDDFAHHPTAVRETVRAVKPFYPDGRLIAVFEPRTNTSMRDVFQDVYPQSFDGADLICIRKPPLLEKIPQGERFSSRKLVADLVSRGKDAHFFETTEEIIDFLKKAARPGDLVLIMSNGGFDNIHERLLEAL from the coding sequence ATGCTGAAAAACGGAATACCGGAAGATGTAACATCCATTCACATGATCGCCGTCTGCGGTACGGGCATGGGCGCATTGGCCCTGATGTTGAAGGAGTTGGGATACGCGGTCACCGGTTCGGACCTGAAAGTGTATCCGCCCATGAGTGATTTTTTGAGGGAGAGGGGCATCAGCATCGCCGAAGGGTTCGACGGTGAAAACCTGGCGTACGGACCCGACCTGGTTGTCGTGGGCAACGCCGTGTCGAAGGACAACGCCGAGGTTGTGCGCATGCGTCAAATGGGCCTGCACTTTTGTTCCATGCCTCAGGCGATCAACCGGTTCGTGGCCGCCGGGAAAAAGCAGATTTTGATTACCGGAACCCACGGGAAGACAACCACGGCTTCCATCGTGGCCTGGATTCTGGACTGCGCCGGACTGGACGAAACGTTTTTCATCGGCGGGATTTTAGCCAATTTCAACAGCAACTACCGGTTGGGGCAGGGGGAGCACATCGTCATCGAGGGCGATGAGTACGACACGGCCTTTTTCGACAAGGGGCCGAAGTTCATGCACTACACCCCTGTGGCCGCAGTGCTCGGCAGCGTCGAATTCGATCATGCCGATATCTTCAGAGACGAGGCGCATGTCCTCGATATTTTTTCGGCGTTTGCGGCCGGGCTGAACGGGGACAGCACCCTGTTCGCCTATGACGGCGATGAGAATGTCCGGAAGGTGACGGATGCGGCGGCCTGCAAAGTGACCTCCTACGGCAGTCGCGACGGGTCCCTCTGGCGCATCGGCGATCTTGCGATCAGCCCCCCGTGGTCCGTCTTCGAGGTCCTGAAAGAGGGCGGGACCTACGGGCGGTTCAGGACCCTGCTGCCAGGCAGGCACAATCTTTCGAATCTCCTGGCGGCGATTGCCGTTGCCGATCTGCTCTGCATTCCCAAGGCTGCGGTTCAGGAGGCGCTGGAGACCTTCAAAGGCGTGAAACGGCGCCAGGAGGTGCGGGGCGTGAAGAACGGCGTCGTGGTCATGGATGATTTTGCCCACCACCCGACCGCGGTCAGGGAGACGGTACGGGCCGTGAAGCCTTTTTATCCGGACGGCCGCCTGATCGCCGTGTTCGAGCCCAGGACCAACACCAGTATGCGGGACGTGTTTCAGGACGTCTACCCGCAAAGTTTCGACGGGGCCGATCTGATCTGTATCCGCAAGCCGCCGCTTTTGGAGAAAATACCGCAGGGGGAGCGCTTTTCCTCCCGTAAACTGGTGGCGGATCTCGTGTCGCGGGGAAAGGATGCCCATTTTTTCGAAACCACGGAGGAGATCATCGATTTCTTGAAGAAAGCGGCAAGACCGGGGGATCTCGTTTTGATCATGTCCAACGGGGGGTTCGACAATATCCACGAAAGGCTGCTTGAAGCATTGTAA
- a CDS encoding periplasmic heavy metal sensor: MRPLRNIILAIAVIAAAGIGINAFAHGGMGRGGGMMGDYDGGGWGHHGPGWHQCYGYDNDSGVRWSDEDYRNFEQKRQAFSNETREIRSKLLDKERELHNELVKDNPDAARAAQLQKEISALRSEFDQKRVEHMVKLRKQYPNMGRGFMGGGPITGYGTPRGGSYCWN; the protein is encoded by the coding sequence ATGCGACCATTAAGAAACATCATACTCGCGATTGCAGTGATCGCGGCAGCAGGCATCGGCATCAACGCGTTTGCCCACGGCGGTATGGGCCGGGGCGGCGGCATGATGGGGGATTACGACGGTGGCGGCTGGGGCCATCACGGTCCGGGCTGGCATCAGTGCTACGGTTATGACAATGACAGCGGTGTCCGGTGGAGCGATGAAGATTACCGGAACTTCGAACAGAAGCGCCAGGCTTTTTCCAATGAGACCCGGGAAATAAGGAGCAAACTCCTCGACAAAGAGAGAGAGCTGCATAATGAGCTCGTCAAGGACAACCCGGACGCAGCCAGGGCCGCCCAACTCCAGAAAGAAATTTCTGCATTGCGGTCCGAATTCGATCAAAAACGCGTTGAACACATGGTTAAATTGAGAAAGCAGTACCCGAATATGGGCAGGGGATTTATGGGCGGTGGCCCCATAACGGGCTATGGCACTCCCCGGGGAGGCAGCTACTGCTGGAACTAA